A portion of the Bacillus thuringiensis genome contains these proteins:
- a CDS encoding DUF4030 domain-containing protein yields the protein MRKGKKLLVLLFPFALLCACENDIEDAKSEDSIVMDIATAAVKEESFFSAAIRDEKERILDLEIVDSEDSNEIKNDINKRLAIQGVTAYKINITQRNREVVKAESRWNQVFGHIFDDAFRKNGYEGFSIQQINYIKNQPVTIDIKTKISDDEVGARELGQKIEKEVEGVLKTEAVKKWIENDSYAIGIYDIDDRKIN from the coding sequence ATGAGAAAGGGAAAGAAGTTACTTGTATTATTATTTCCATTTGCTTTATTATGTGCCTGTGAGAATGACATTGAAGATGCTAAAAGTGAAGATTCTATAGTGATGGATATTGCCACAGCAGCGGTAAAGGAGGAATCTTTTTTTAGTGCTGCTATAAGAGATGAAAAAGAAAGAATATTAGATTTAGAGATTGTTGATAGCGAAGATAGTAACGAAATAAAAAATGATATTAATAAAAGATTGGCGATACAAGGTGTAACGGCTTATAAAATCAATATAACTCAAAGAAATAGAGAAGTTGTAAAGGCAGAGAGTAGATGGAATCAAGTTTTTGGACATATATTTGATGACGCATTCAGAAAAAACGGATATGAAGGGTTTAGTATTCAGCAAATAAATTATATAAAGAATCAACCTGTTACCATTGATATAAAAACTAAGATTAGCGATGATGAAGTAGGGGCGAGAGAACTTGGACAGAAAATAGAAAAAGAAGTTGAAGGTGTACTTAAAACAGAAGCAGTAAAGAAATGGATTGAAAATGATTCATATGCTATTGGGATTTACGATATAGATGATCGGAAAATTAACTAA
- a CDS encoding PLP-dependent aminotransferase family protein: protein MYKYLHILNDIENKIQNGDIKEGKKLPSIRSLVTQYECNKATVIRALHELEKRHIIYSVPQSGYYVVKKSENTIENNEIIDFASSAPDPDVFPYLDFQHCINKAIDTYKNDLFVYGTPKGLPSLIPVIQKQLANYQVFTKEENIFITSGVQQALAILTSIPFPNGNETILIEQPTYHLYIDYLEINKVPVIGIKRSNEGIDLNELEQIFQTGKIKFFYTIPRYHHPLGTSYSKDEKEKIALLAKKYNVFIVEDDYLADLETDLKADPLYSLDNCSHVIYLKSYSKIIFPGLRVGVAVIPPSIANAFYTYKKILDIDSPMISQAALEIYIKSGMFERHKTKINSSYYNRSIKLAKTLEKVQNENPSLFTYNRQNPFGIHTCLEMQKNTVTDTLIQKLGDIQISVDTIDKNYMRNFPKEKLLKLNVSNVKEDKIEEGIRKVIEEIKQSGQLNFQFKKE from the coding sequence ATGTATAAGTATTTACATATTTTAAATGACATTGAAAATAAGATTCAAAATGGAGATATAAAAGAAGGAAAGAAATTACCGTCTATACGGTCACTTGTTACGCAATATGAATGTAATAAGGCAACAGTTATACGTGCGCTTCATGAATTAGAAAAGCGTCACATTATATATTCTGTCCCTCAAAGTGGATACTACGTTGTTAAAAAATCAGAGAATACTATAGAAAATAACGAGATAATTGATTTTGCTTCCTCAGCACCAGATCCAGATGTTTTTCCGTATTTAGATTTTCAACATTGTATTAATAAGGCTATTGATACGTATAAAAATGATTTATTTGTATATGGAACGCCGAAAGGGTTACCATCTTTAATACCAGTTATTCAAAAACAATTAGCAAATTATCAAGTCTTTACAAAAGAAGAAAATATTTTTATAACATCAGGTGTTCAGCAGGCACTTGCTATATTAACTTCTATACCATTTCCGAATGGAAATGAAACCATATTAATTGAACAGCCAACATATCATCTATATATTGATTATCTAGAAATAAATAAAGTTCCTGTAATCGGTATTAAACGTTCGAATGAAGGTATCGATTTGAATGAATTGGAGCAAATTTTTCAAACTGGAAAAATAAAATTCTTTTATACGATACCGAGATATCATCATCCGCTTGGAACTTCTTATTCTAAAGATGAGAAAGAAAAAATCGCACTATTGGCTAAGAAATACAATGTATTTATAGTGGAAGATGATTATTTAGCAGATTTAGAAACTGATTTAAAAGCAGATCCGTTATATAGCTTGGATAATTGTAGTCATGTCATATATTTGAAAAGTTATTCGAAGATTATTTTTCCAGGTTTACGGGTTGGAGTTGCAGTCATCCCACCATCCATTGCAAATGCTTTCTATACATACAAAAAGATACTAGATATTGATAGTCCGATGATTTCTCAAGCGGCTTTAGAAATTTATATAAAGAGCGGTATGTTTGAACGTCATAAAACTAAAATTAATTCTTCCTACTACAATAGATCAATAAAACTAGCAAAAACATTAGAAAAAGTGCAAAATGAAAATCCATCATTATTTACATATAATAGACAAAACCCATTTGGAATACACACTTGTTTAGAGATGCAGAAAAACACAGTTACAGACACACTTATACAAAAATTAGGTGACATTCAAATAAGTGTCGATACTATTGATAAGAATTATATGAGGAATTTTCCTAAAGAAAAACTGTTAAAGTTAAATGTTTCGAATGTAAAAGAAGATAAGATTGAAGAAGGTATTCGCAAAGTAATTGAGGAAATCAAGCAATCAGGACAGTTGAATTTTCAGTTCAAAAAAGAATAA
- a CDS encoding carboxymuconolactone decarboxylase family protein produces MTQRISYYDAAPDAMKIMMDMEKYTKQSPINRTTRELIKIRVSQINGCAYCLDLHTSDARKMGETEQRIYCLSTWDECTFYTAEEKVALELAEHITLIPTKRVPDPLYKRVREHYDEKQYIDLVLIINQINSWNRISIAMGNTPAKK; encoded by the coding sequence GTGACTCAAAGAATTTCTTACTATGATGCTGCACCTGATGCTATGAAGATTATGATGGACATGGAAAAATACACAAAGCAATCACCAATTAATCGAACAACTAGAGAGCTTATTAAAATTAGAGTTTCTCAAATCAATGGCTGTGCTTACTGCTTAGATTTACATACATCTGATGCACGAAAAATGGGAGAGACTGAGCAAAGAATTTATTGCTTAAGTACTTGGGATGAATGCACTTTTTATACAGCAGAGGAAAAAGTCGCTCTTGAATTAGCTGAACATATTACACTTATTCCTACTAAAAGAGTTCCTGATCCCCTATATAAACGAGTACGTGAACATTATGATGAAAAACAATATATTGACCTTGTCTTGATTATTAATCAAATTAATAGTTGGAATAGAATTTCTATTGCGATGGGAAATACACCAGCAAAAAAATAA
- a CDS encoding type 1 glutamine amidotransferase family protein, whose protein sequence is MQTRKAYLYVFDTMSDWEYGHLIAELNTGRYFKKDVAPFKVVTVGINKETIISMGGLNIKPDISLDECILESNDLLILPGGNTWSEEIHKPILKTVGEALKIGTIVAAICGATIGLANYGYLNSRKHTSNSLDYMKMVCPNYNGENFYEMGPVATSENLITASGVAPLECAMEVLKKLDVFAPDTLHSWYKLNETHEAEYFFQLMNSINS, encoded by the coding sequence ATGCAAACAAGAAAAGCCTATCTATATGTATTTGACACGATGTCTGATTGGGAGTACGGACATTTAATTGCTGAACTTAATACAGGGAGATATTTCAAAAAAGATGTAGCGCCTTTTAAAGTTGTAACAGTTGGAATAAATAAAGAAACGATTATTTCAATGGGGGGCTTGAATATAAAGCCGGATATTTCCCTAGATGAATGTATCCTTGAGAGTAACGATTTATTAATTTTACCTGGAGGGAATACTTGGAGTGAAGAAATACATAAACCTATTTTGAAAACAGTTGGTGAAGCTTTAAAAATTGGTACAATTGTAGCAGCAATTTGCGGTGCAACTATAGGTCTTGCAAATTACGGTTACTTAAATTCTAGAAAGCATACAAGTAATAGTTTAGATTATATGAAGATGGTTTGTCCTAATTATAATGGAGAAAATTTTTATGAAATGGGACCTGTAGCAACCAGTGAAAATCTTATTACTGCATCGGGTGTAGCGCCTCTAGAATGTGCAATGGAAGTACTGAAAAAATTAGATGTATTTGCGCCGGATACACTTCATTCATGGTATAAATTGAATGAGACTCATGAAGCAGAATATTTCTTCCAGTTAATGAATTCAATTAATAGCTGA
- a CDS encoding NAD-dependent epimerase/dehydratase family protein produces the protein MKIFVAGATGVIGRSLLPMLIKNGHTVFAMIRNTSQVEAMKKVGAIPVIADVFNRKAVFSVLEETNPDVVIHQLTSLSSWNFEDNAKIRTKGTRNLVDAAKNVGVQKIIAQSISWAYEPGETFATEKDSLHITASMPRQVTVNGILKLEEAVTELPESVILRYGTLYGPGTWYAENGLIANQVRNNEIIASDGISSFIHVEDAARATMLALNWPSGIVNIVDNYPATSKEWLPIYAAAIGAPKPKVQDGKNSWERGASNNKARKEYGWTPLFPSWSEGFNNLIGK, from the coding sequence ATGAAAATATTTGTAGCAGGTGCAACTGGTGTAATAGGACGTTCTTTATTGCCAATGTTAATAAAAAATGGGCATACGGTGTTTGCGATGATTCGTAATACTTCGCAAGTAGAAGCAATGAAAAAGGTTGGTGCCATACCAGTAATAGCTGATGTATTTAATAGAAAGGCTGTGTTTTCTGTATTAGAAGAAACAAATCCCGATGTAGTTATTCATCAATTAACGTCATTGTCTTCATGGAATTTTGAGGATAATGCAAAAATTAGAACAAAAGGCACTCGTAACCTTGTCGATGCCGCTAAGAATGTAGGGGTACAGAAAATAATCGCTCAAAGTATTTCATGGGCGTATGAACCAGGGGAGACATTTGCGACTGAAAAAGACTCACTACATATTACTGCTTCTATGCCTCGGCAAGTCACTGTTAATGGCATATTGAAATTAGAAGAAGCTGTTACTGAGTTACCTGAATCGGTTATACTTCGTTACGGCACATTATACGGACCAGGAACATGGTATGCGGAAAACGGATTAATAGCAAATCAAGTTCGTAATAATGAAATTATCGCATCAGACGGGATAAGCTCGTTTATACATGTTGAAGATGCTGCAAGAGCTACTATGCTAGCCCTTAATTGGCCTTCAGGAATCGTAAATATTGTAGATAATTATCCAGCAACTAGTAAAGAATGGTTACCAATATATGCAGCAGCGATAGGGGCACCTAAGCCTAAAGTTCAAGATGGGAAAAATAGTTGGGAAAGAGGAGCTTCAAATAATAAGGCACGTAAAGAGTATGGATGGACACCTTTATTTCCATCATGGTCTGAAGGGTTTAACAACTTGATAGGTAAGTAA
- a CDS encoding zinc-dependent alcohol dehydrogenase has translation MEHNKLFLKGPKQLEWETNEIKDIQDDEIIVKTIAGAISIGAELPQYNGSDVTDTNPFYLRKTGYESYGEVIQVGNKVTHVNVGDKVVSFYGHETIGIVKGYKVIRVPSSIQPKVALLSILSCDAAKGVLKLNPRQDEKVLITGMGVIGLLACHFLKYYVGVEHVDVVEPNKNRRDFAKKFGAKNIYDSEEKIIETYNYGFECSATNSGFHTLQKALKTNGKICILSDGNIEELTLTAKFYQKELQIIGSSDGYDYQKHADWFFKEIAQTPFIEEIFQYEIHYTSLIQCFDELSLGIIKPLKVYVSYE, from the coding sequence ATGGAACATAATAAGTTATTTTTAAAAGGGCCTAAACAACTTGAGTGGGAAACAAATGAAATTAAGGACATACAGGACGATGAAATTATCGTTAAAACAATCGCAGGAGCGATAAGCATTGGGGCCGAGTTACCACAGTATAATGGATCCGATGTTACAGATACGAATCCTTTTTATCTAAGAAAAACTGGATATGAAAGTTATGGTGAAGTGATTCAAGTTGGTAATAAAGTAACACATGTAAACGTAGGCGATAAAGTAGTTTCTTTTTATGGACATGAAACGATAGGGATAGTTAAGGGTTATAAAGTGATTCGAGTGCCTAGTTCTATACAACCTAAAGTTGCTTTATTATCTATTCTTTCGTGTGATGCCGCTAAAGGGGTATTGAAACTAAACCCGCGACAGGATGAAAAAGTACTTATAACTGGAATGGGAGTTATTGGTTTACTCGCTTGTCATTTCTTAAAATACTATGTAGGCGTTGAGCACGTGGATGTTGTTGAGCCTAATAAAAATAGAAGAGATTTCGCAAAGAAGTTTGGTGCGAAAAACATATATGATTCAGAAGAGAAAATAATAGAAACATATAATTATGGTTTCGAATGTTCTGCTACAAATAGTGGGTTCCATACTTTGCAAAAAGCTCTCAAAACTAATGGTAAAATATGTATACTGTCTGATGGTAATATAGAAGAATTAACATTAACCGCCAAATTTTATCAGAAAGAATTGCAAATCATTGGATCAAGTGACGGATACGATTATCAAAAACATGCAGATTGGTTTTTTAAAGAAATAGCACAAACACCATTTATAGAAGAAATCTTTCAATATGAAATACATTATACTTCACTCATACAATGCTTTGATGAATTGAGTTTAGGGATAATTAAGCCATTAAAAGTATATGTTTCATATGAATAA
- a CDS encoding VOC family protein, with amino-acid sequence MITHISDIKLQTVSIEGVKQVYRDILSFPIKKETASFIQFEVTPYTTISFQEVYEPIAPAHFAFEIPYSKFHETARWLEESGLLIVKWKDGHIIDEEDGRFNLYFKDGDGNLLEIIAHSYVKEDVLVPQSPLNILYVREIGLPVKSVPIFTEWLKSNLNMKTMEDGDIFNFVIGGTAYIVATWWQRPWIPIAMKALPPKVHVSFGTPDSAFLQRIQNNFKKNSVPFECKRNEVSFIEQGYAFSIVHTSEFHSDIPKQLNLQLSI; translated from the coding sequence ATGATTACACACATTTCAGATATTAAACTACAAACAGTTTCTATAGAAGGAGTAAAACAAGTATACAGAGATATATTATCTTTTCCAATAAAAAAAGAAACAGCGTCATTTATTCAATTTGAAGTAACGCCATACACAACAATTAGTTTTCAAGAAGTGTATGAACCAATTGCACCTGCACATTTTGCTTTTGAAATCCCATATTCAAAATTCCATGAAACAGCAAGATGGCTTGAGGAGTCTGGATTACTCATTGTAAAATGGAAAGATGGTCATATAATTGATGAAGAGGATGGTCGATTCAATTTATACTTTAAAGACGGAGATGGAAATCTACTCGAAATTATCGCGCATAGTTATGTTAAAGAAGATGTATTAGTACCGCAGTCACCTTTAAACATTTTATATGTAAGGGAAATTGGTCTTCCTGTTAAAAGTGTACCTATTTTTACGGAATGGCTGAAATCAAATCTAAATATGAAAACGATGGAAGATGGGGATATTTTCAACTTTGTTATAGGTGGCACTGCATATATCGTCGCGACTTGGTGGCAGAGACCTTGGATTCCAATCGCAATGAAAGCTTTACCACCGAAAGTTCATGTTTCTTTCGGAACACCGGATTCAGCATTTTTACAGCGAATCCAAAATAACTTTAAGAAAAATAGTGTACCATTTGAATGTAAACGTAATGAAGTATCATTTATTGAGCAAGGATATGCATTTTCAATTGTGCATACATCAGAGTTTCATTCGGATATTCCTAAACAATTAAACTTACAGCTTTCTATTTAA
- a CDS encoding phosphotransferase family protein codes for MVLGNPIAKGNTAEIYLTDDKVVKLFKDYLPDTESMNEAKKQKYAYSCGLPVPNVFEVTKIQNRQAIIMEHVKGDNIGDLLLNNLNEAERYIGLCVNEQKKIHAICVNTDDMESMREKLERQIKSVHKLDEKQKENILNKLHSIKFEPRLCHGDLHPFNLIFSNGNVKIIDWVDANLGDIRADVFRTYLLYAQASVELAEMYLHIYCRNTGLSRDEIFQWAPIIIAARLTEKVSANNIELLNKLMIQYCN; via the coding sequence GTGGTTTTAGGTAATCCAATTGCAAAAGGGAATACTGCAGAAATTTATTTAACTGATGATAAGGTTGTAAAATTATTTAAAGATTACCTCCCAGATACAGAGTCTATGAATGAAGCAAAAAAACAAAAATATGCCTATTCATGCGGGCTGCCAGTTCCAAACGTATTTGAAGTGACAAAGATACAAAATAGACAGGCAATTATTATGGAACATGTAAAAGGGGACAACATTGGTGATCTTCTGCTTAATAATTTAAATGAGGCAGAGCGTTATATCGGCCTTTGTGTTAATGAGCAAAAAAAGATTCATGCTATATGTGTGAATACCGATGATATGGAATCAATGAGAGAAAAGTTAGAACGACAAATTAAATCTGTACATAAATTGGATGAAAAACAAAAGGAAAATATATTGAATAAGTTACATTCAATCAAATTTGAACCTAGATTATGTCATGGTGATCTTCATCCGTTTAATCTAATTTTCAGTAATGGTAACGTGAAAATTATAGATTGGGTAGATGCTAATTTAGGTGATATTCGTGCAGATGTATTTCGGACATATTTATTGTACGCTCAAGCTTCAGTAGAATTAGCTGAAATGTATTTACATATATATTGCAGGAATACGGGTTTATCAAGAGATGAGATTTTTCAATGGGCTCCTATTATTATTGCAGCTAGGTTAACTGAAAAGGTGTCAGCTAATAACATTGAATTACTAAATAAATTAATGATTCAGTATTGTAATTAA
- a CDS encoding M3 family oligoendopeptidase, translating to MQRVNTIDISNVLQLEKTLSTLLNKMISSKLDLENWLKEQSKVIWDIEEQLRSHYIAFQCNTDDEEIKDTFEHDQQFVKPLLKRYQNLLNNKYLESPFRMELDSNVYGLLDTKIKNAQKLFCEENIELEIKEDKLITEYFEITGGLSGIWDGEEKTITELQSYLQDSNRDTRKKAKTIISEQFLSVEKELQNILNQLIEIRHQKAKNIQLENYRDYMFKKYERFDYSAKDCYELAESIRKYVVPLKDKILLEKKDKLQIDTLRPWDVSAVTPDQKVLKPIANENDLIEKSTHIFNKLDVEFSALLNRMYKHNCLDLTSRKGKAAGGFCEYLPASQLSYIFMNLNYTQDDIVTFIHEMGHSIHNELIKSLKLRQYIEIPAETAELASMTMELFSLNYWDTFYTDKKDLKQAKINFFKDVISYLPVMLIVDQFQHWLYENPSHTSEERNEKYLQLQKHYQSSVIHIDGYENWIATSWLPVLHIFEVPFYYIEYAIAQLGALQMYKQYKEDPKQALENYKKALSLGSSQSIKEVYDAAGIRFDFSGETIKELMLFVEKELELLEQL from the coding sequence ATGCAACGTGTAAATACGATTGATATTAGTAATGTACTACAATTGGAAAAAACTCTTTCGACTTTATTAAATAAAATGATTTCTTCAAAACTAGACCTTGAAAATTGGTTAAAAGAGCAGTCAAAAGTTATTTGGGACATCGAAGAACAATTAAGATCACATTACATCGCCTTTCAATGTAATACGGATGATGAAGAAATAAAGGATACTTTTGAACATGATCAACAATTTGTAAAGCCACTTTTAAAGCGGTACCAAAATTTATTGAATAATAAATATTTAGAGTCACCTTTTCGAATGGAATTAGATTCTAACGTATATGGTTTATTAGATACAAAAATAAAAAATGCTCAAAAGTTATTTTGTGAGGAAAATATCGAATTAGAAATAAAGGAAGACAAATTAATCACAGAGTACTTTGAAATCACTGGAGGATTAAGTGGAATTTGGGACGGAGAAGAAAAAACGATAACAGAATTACAATCCTATTTACAAGATTCGAATCGTGACACCCGTAAAAAGGCAAAAACCATTATTTCTGAACAATTTTTATCTGTTGAAAAAGAACTCCAAAACATATTAAATCAATTAATTGAAATTCGCCATCAAAAAGCAAAAAATATTCAACTAGAGAATTATCGCGATTATATGTTCAAAAAATACGAGCGTTTTGATTATTCAGCGAAAGATTGCTATGAACTAGCTGAATCCATACGTAAGTATGTTGTGCCTCTTAAAGATAAAATATTGCTAGAGAAAAAAGATAAACTGCAAATTGATACGCTTCGCCCGTGGGATGTATCAGCTGTAACTCCAGATCAAAAAGTACTTAAACCTATTGCAAATGAAAATGATTTAATTGAAAAGAGCACTCATATCTTTAATAAACTAGATGTTGAATTTTCAGCACTTTTAAACCGAATGTATAAACACAATTGTCTTGATTTAACAAGCCGCAAAGGAAAAGCAGCTGGTGGCTTTTGTGAGTACTTACCAGCTTCACAATTATCTTATATTTTTATGAACTTAAATTATACACAAGATGATATTGTCACTTTTATACATGAAATGGGTCATAGTATTCATAACGAACTCATAAAATCATTAAAATTACGACAGTATATAGAAATTCCAGCTGAAACAGCTGAACTAGCCAGTATGACAATGGAGTTATTCTCGCTTAATTATTGGGATACCTTCTATACAGACAAAAAAGATTTAAAACAAGCAAAAATTAACTTCTTTAAAGATGTTATTTCATATTTACCTGTTATGCTTATTGTCGATCAATTTCAACACTGGCTGTATGAAAATCCAAGTCATACTTCTGAAGAAAGAAATGAAAAATACTTACAACTTCAAAAACATTATCAGTCTAGCGTCATACATATTGATGGCTACGAAAACTGGATAGCAACGAGTTGGTTACCTGTACTCCATATTTTTGAAGTACCATTTTATTATATTGAATATGCGATCGCCCAACTTGGTGCATTACAAATGTATAAACAATATAAAGAGGATCCTAAGCAAGCGCTAGAAAATTATAAAAAGGCATTATCACTAGGAAGCTCGCAATCTATAAAAGAAGTGTATGATGCAGCCGGTATTCGTTTTGATTTTTCTGGTGAAACAATTAAAGAACTCATGCTATTTGTAGAAAAAGAATTAGAATTACTTGAGCAATTATAA
- a CDS encoding DUF421 domain-containing protein — MNVIWESIILTLTGIIVLKMTGSTSVSQMTRAEIIIVVSIGRIIVEPVLSRKVVPSLFAAIIFASILLTIHFFELKSRKVEQFLNGSSIIIVENGEIVKENLMQAKMSEQQLYMQLREKGIHDVKSLQQVTAEPNGRIGYQLIKEAQPITLEMLEKVLDRYNIKR, encoded by the coding sequence ATGAATGTAATTTGGGAAAGTATTATATTAACTCTTACTGGAATAATTGTTTTGAAAATGACAGGTAGTACATCTGTCAGCCAAATGACAAGAGCTGAAATAATTATAGTTGTTTCAATTGGCCGTATTATTGTAGAACCTGTATTAAGTAGAAAAGTAGTCCCATCTCTATTTGCAGCTATCATATTTGCAAGCATACTACTTACCATTCATTTCTTTGAATTGAAATCAAGGAAGGTGGAACAATTCCTAAATGGAAGTAGCATTATAATTGTTGAAAACGGAGAGATTGTAAAAGAGAATTTGATGCAGGCAAAAATGTCGGAACAACAACTTTATATGCAATTAAGAGAAAAAGGGATTCATGATGTGAAGAGTTTACAGCAAGTTACAGCAGAACCGAATGGGCGTATTGGTTATCAATTAATAAAAGAAGCACAACCAATAACTTTAGAAATGTTAGAAAAAGTATTAGATCGGTACAATATAAAAAGATAA
- a CDS encoding ABC transporter ATP-binding protein, whose protein sequence is MKTDESISLTTEFEKSAPALQLSKLHKRFGEFIAVNHIDLIIPRGSFYGVVGPNGAGKTTSLSMAVGLLRPDSGNAKVFGIDVWGNPKQAKALIGVLPDGLALPERLTGRELLTYMGLLRGMNAKEIAQRTEELLEVLELNNTEGTLVINYSTGMRKKIGLALALLHAPKLLVLDEPFEAVDPISATTIKKILQKFVSSGGSVVFSSHVMALVEQLCDHVAIISQGGVLSSGKMEDVCGEEKLEDIFIRLVGKPANKGGELSWLMF, encoded by the coding sequence ATGAAAACTGATGAATCGATTTCATTGACTACCGAATTTGAGAAATCTGCTCCTGCGCTACAACTTTCGAAATTACATAAGCGGTTCGGTGAATTTATTGCAGTCAATCATATTGATTTAATTATTCCAAGGGGATCTTTTTATGGAGTTGTTGGTCCTAATGGAGCAGGAAAAACTACATCTTTATCGATGGCTGTAGGTTTGTTACGACCTGATAGTGGAAACGCTAAAGTTTTTGGGATTGATGTTTGGGGTAATCCAAAACAAGCTAAAGCGCTGATTGGGGTATTACCAGATGGGTTAGCTTTACCGGAAAGGCTTACTGGTCGTGAATTATTAACATATATGGGATTATTAAGAGGAATGAATGCCAAGGAAATTGCTCAGCGGACAGAAGAATTACTTGAAGTATTGGAGTTAAATAATACTGAGGGGACTTTAGTTATTAATTATTCTACTGGTATGCGCAAGAAAATTGGCCTTGCACTTGCACTTCTTCATGCGCCAAAATTACTCGTTCTCGATGAACCGTTTGAGGCGGTAGACCCCATTTCTGCAACTACTATTAAAAAGATTTTACAGAAATTTGTTAGTTCAGGTGGTTCTGTAGTATTTTCTAGTCACGTCATGGCATTAGTTGAACAACTTTGCGATCATGTTGCGATTATTTCGCAAGGGGGAGTACTTTCATCTGGAAAGATGGAAGATGTTTGTGGTGAAGAAAAACTAGAGGATATTTTCATTCGATTAGTAGGTAAACCCGCCAATAAAGGAGGGGAATTGTCTTGGTTAATGTTTTAA
- a CDS encoding class I SAM-dependent methyltransferase: MEFWESSFIEKQTMWGFEPTESAILTKDFFLEKNVKDILVPGIGYGRNAKVFIDNGINVTGIEISKTAIDLAKQHGLEDISVYHGSVNEMPFNNKLYDGIYSHALLHLLNKQEREQFIKDCYNQLKPGGYMVFTTVSQKAPMFGKGKQLDKDYFEIMEGVKMFFYNSESIKRDFNKYGLVQVSEIDEPNKHMENKPSINFLMIKCQKEL, translated from the coding sequence ATGGAATTTTGGGAATCAAGTTTTATTGAAAAACAAACGATGTGGGGATTTGAACCTACAGAATCTGCAATTTTGACAAAAGATTTTTTTCTTGAAAAGAATGTTAAGGATATATTAGTTCCAGGTATTGGATATGGAAGAAATGCAAAGGTTTTTATCGATAATGGTATAAATGTAACAGGTATTGAAATTTCAAAAACAGCCATTGATTTAGCAAAGCAACATGGACTGGAAGATATTAGCGTTTATCACGGTTCGGTAAATGAGATGCCTTTTAATAACAAACTGTATGATGGTATATATAGTCATGCACTTTTGCATTTGTTGAATAAGCAGGAAAGAGAGCAATTTATTAAAGATTGTTATAATCAGCTAAAACCAGGTGGATATATGGTTTTCACAACTGTTTCTCAAAAAGCTCCAATGTTTGGCAAGGGAAAACAGTTGGATAAAGACTATTTCGAAATAATGGAAGGAGTAAAAATGTTCTTCTATAATTCTGAATCTATAAAACGAGATTTTAATAAATATGGACTAGTACAAGTTTCCGAAATTGATGAACCAAATAAGCACATGGAAAATAAACCTTCAATCAATTTCTTAATGATAAAATGCCAGAAGGAACTATAA